The segment CATTCACACGTTTATGTAAACCCTTACATTCATGTTACGCACTCGGACAAATAACTGTCAAGCTACAAATGAGACCCCGTTCAACTTTGAGGCCACTGAAAGAGTAATGAACTTTAATATTTGGTTAACAGCGCTGTTGATTTCCGCAAACGGCTTCGCTTTCCACGGGGCGACCTTGAGCCTCCTCGGGCTACACCCTGCGGGGTCTCAAGATTGTCGCTATCCCCCCGTAGGAGTCTTCGCCTATTGCTCCAATCAACAGCTAGAACTATATTAAAGATAGGTTTTCAGGTTTTACAGTGGCCTCATCAATTTTCCAGCAAGCTTTTATGAATCCAGATTGCCGCCTGTATGCCGTCCCCCATCGCAATTGCTGCTTGTTCGGAGTGAACGGTAATATCACCGGCCGCCCAAACATTCTCCACAGGGGTCTTTTTTGTACGAGGATCTACAAGGATATGTTTATTGTCTTCCAACTCCATTCCCAGCTGCAAGGCAAGTTCTGTGTTTGGCTTGTTTCCTCCTAAAGCTAAAAAGGCATAAGAGAAATCGATCCGTTCTCCGTTAGCAAGCGTTACTCCCTTGAAACAATCGCGTTCCGTATGTATTTCATTGATTTCTTCTGAAAGGATCGTGATGCTTCGTTCGACTAACTTTTCCATTAAGTCCGCATCAATCTCCCCTTTTCCGTGATTAATAAAGGTAAGCGCATTTGTCCAGTATGTCAGGGTCAGCGCCATAGTGGCACCTGCATTACCTGAACCAATCACAAGGGATTGCTTATCAAGAATTTCATATCCATCGCAGTCCGGACAGACGAATACACTTATACCAAGGCACGGTATAAGTCCTGGAAAGTGTGGGATATTGTCTTTGATACCTGTTGCGAGTAAAAGTCTTTTTCCCAGGAATTGCTGGGACGTGGTGGTGGTTGCGCAGAAAAGCCCTTCCGCCTTTCGAACGGCCTCCACGCGTTGGTCCTCAAATTGAACACCCAACTTCTCCGCTTGCATTTTACCTAGACTCCTAAGCTTCTCCCCACTCACCCCATCCGGCCATCCCAAGAGGTTGTGATAACAATGACAGATACTCGACCGCCCTTTTCCATCATCCAATACAAGCACGTTATGTTGATACCTTCCTAGTTGGATGGCTGCCTGCAGTCCGGCAATCCCTCCCCCGATAATGATACAGTCATACATCACAGTAAGCTCTCCATTCTTTCATCATATGCTTTATAGTATTTGAAGTTTTCGGTGTATTATCAAACAAGTTTGGTTTGCAAATTAAAAAAAAATTTAAAGAGCATGTTTCACTTTCTGTCAGCCGGGTATCTTTATTACATAACCAAGGAGGCGATAAAAAATGAAACCCACTTATAAAGAGTTTCAAAATGACGAACAAGTAGTAGGAGCAGTACAAGAGCTAAAAACTAGAGGTGTCCACGAGGATGATATCTTTGTCATCACTCATGATGATGACCGTACAAAACGTGTAGCTGACAACGCTGATGCTAATACTGTTGGCGCCGGTCAAGTTGGTTTGGATACTTACGTGAAAAATATTTTCCGCAGTAAAGGCGATGAGCTGCGCGCTCAGTTCCAAGAGCTAGGATTTACAGCTCCAGAAGCGGAAGTATTAGAAGAAAAACTGGATCACGGCAAAGTGATCTTAGTTGTAAAAGATACAACAGCTAGCACAACGTTTTAATCGATTACTTTAAACTAGTTGACTCCCCCCCTTAAATATATAGAGAAGCGGATGGCCCATGGTCGTCCGCTTCTTCGTTTTTTCTTTTTTCCTTTTTCGTGTTACACTCTATATAAGCAATCTCTTAAAAAGGCGTACAACCAATTAGGAGGGAATTAGATGACAAATGAAACGACCATGATAACCATTCAAAATGAGAAAAAGCAATTACACCTCAAACCTACAAATTTATACATGTATCAAGGGTTTCAAGTCATAGAAGCTTGTCATAAAGAACTCGCAGAATGTTATTATTTATTTTTCTATAAGACATCATACCTCACCGGAAAATCTACATCTAAAATTAAGCGAAAATCCCGATTAAGCACCATTCTACAAAAAGGCATTCATTTCTCACCAGACCATCCACTATTTGCTTATCTACTCCATCATAATCGAATTCACACGTTCCCTGCCCTGACTCCGCTTTGGGAAAAAATCCAAAAAAAATACTCGCCACTTGAAGCTTCCAATATCCTTACCATTTTCGATACTTATATGAAAAAAGATAAAATAACCAGGGTGATGAAAGAGCTCGCCTTGCAATATCGTAGAGAAGGCCAGTTACTGCATACCTACCAACTTCTGCATCTCCTGACAGACATTTATCCAGCCAACAAATGGGCCCAAGAAATGTCCAAAACCCTGCAATACCAGTCCTATCAATCACTCTATAAGGCCCATCCATCCTCCCTGCTCTCCAAGGATCCGCTATATGTGGAGAAGTGCTGCTACCACCATTTAGAACAAAAAGAGTCCATGGCCCTTCTGCTGCAACTACTGCAAAAAGAAGACCGGAAAATGGAACAACTCTGCCTTTATACACACTTACTTATCACCAATTCGAACGATGATCACACCTACTATAAACAGATGATTGCAAGCTTACCGTCCGATTTCACAAATGATGAAAAAGTGAACCTTCTCCGTTATATCATGAGAAACCGCCCCACTCATCATGAATGGTTGTATCGTGATTTGCTCGGTTTATTGATATCATCCAATCAGTATGAAGACCTGTTAATTCTTCTTACGAAAAACAAAGCTCTTATCACCGCAAAAGACCTGCCAGATCTGCAGGAAGCATTGCTGCATGTAAAATGGATAGAGCATTCCGATTGGCTGAGTGAACTCACCTTCCAATTTGATGATGACATAGCACCAAAACAAGTTCAGGCCTTGTTTCAAAGCTTTGTGCCGAACCTACTTGAGTCAAAAGGGTTGGACTATACAGAGCAGTGGATCTCCCCTTATTGCTCAAGATATCCAGGCATACCCATTTTGATGAAAATAAAGAAAATGGCCTCCCTTAAGGACGACCCGGACCAAATGTACGCACTTGGGGAACTTTATTACGAATTTAAACAGCTAGCAGAGGCAGTGGAGTGCTTTAACTGGGAATTGGAGCTGGATCCGACCAATATCCGCTCCATCAAGTGGCTATCTAAGCTTTATCTCGAGATGGGGATGGTAGAGGAATCGAAGTCCTATCAGTATATGTTGAGGGATGGGTCTTAACAAGCCAGTGGATGTAACGCAAGGAGGTAGCAAAAACGCTACCTCCTTTCTTTTTCAGCCTATTCTCTTTATAAAAAGTACTTTCAAGTAGTTCCCTTCTTTAAACTCCTTAATTGTCGCGAAGTCGCTTGGCAAGGAAAACTCCTCTACAATTTTATATTTTACTTTGTTTTCTTTAAAAGCCTGGTCGATGAAACCTTTGAACTTATCCATGCCGAAAGTGGCTGCGTTGGTGGAAGCGACTATCAGGCCATTCTTTTCGGTGATGGCAATGGCATCAGATACTAGGCTTGTGTAGTCCTTTTCCGCCCGGAATGTCACCTTTTTCGAGCGCGCAAAGCTTGGAGGGTCCATGATGACTACGTCAAATTTCAGGTTTTTCTTTTTCGCATATTTGAAGTAGTGGAACACTTCTTCCACTAGAATGGATTGCGTTTTTTCATCTATGTTGTTTACGTTGAATTGCTCGGTCGTTTTTGGAAGGCTACGTTTTGCCAGGTCTACGCTCGTTGTTTTAATCGCGCCACCCAATGCTGCATAGACAGAGAATGCCCCTGTATAGGAGAAGGTATTTAAGACCGTTTTCCCTTTGGCGTATTTATCCCGGATGGTTTTTCTTACTTCCCGTTGATCAAGGAATACCCCGACCATCGCGCCATCGTTTAAATGCACGGCAAAATTAACGCCGTTTTCTTTGATGATAAGGGGTGATGGTGCTCGTTCTCCCCTTACAAAATCATCGCCCTCCACATATTGACCGTCCGAATTGAATCGTTTCTTTTCGTAAATTCCTTTATACTCCATGACTCCTTCAATGGCTTCAAGAATGTCCTTACTGAAGGAATAGATCCCTTTGCTGTACCAGTTGATGACCAGGTACCCGTCAAAGTACTCGATGGTAAAACCACCGATTCCGTCGCCTTCTCCGTTAAAAAGGCGAAATGCAGTCGTGTCTCCTGAATTCATAAGTGCTGAACGTTTGCTTACAGCTTTTTGGAGCGCACGTTTGAAGAAAGGCATGTCCATTTCTTCGTTCGAATCTTTACTGACAATCCATCCGTACCCTTTGTTTTGGTTACCATAGTATCCTTTGCCGAGAAAGTTATTTTGCTCATCTACCAGTTTCACGAGTGTGCCCTCTTCTTTTAACTCATTCCAGTTAATGAGGGATTGCTTGGTGATAAGCGGATACCCACTTTTATATTGTTTGGCGAATATATTTTTCACTTTAAGTGTCAGTTGCTGTCGCATGCTTTCATCCATTCTTTTTGGGTTTTTATTGTGGTTGTATTATAACGTAAATGAGGAAAAAAGCCGAATGTTGGGTTAGAAATTTCCTTCGATGATGGTTAGGGAATTCCGCTTAGGGGGAGAAAGCTTTTTCGCAAACTTCGACGACTGTATCATTTTTGGAAAAAATAAAACGCTTGGATTTGAACAGTCCAAGCGTTTAAACACTTATCCGAAGAGGATGCCCTTTATCATCATGATGACTTCTTAGCCTTCACAAACCGCTCTTTGTCATCGATCCAGCCTTCATAGTCCTTGGTATTTATGCAGACAGTTTTACCGTATTGAGTCGATTCGATCAGAGCCTTCACTTTTCCGCGCTTATTATCCGTGTTATTCAAATCGAGCTCTTTGGATATGTCATCAAAAATGGAAAGGATCAGCTTCTCTTCTGCCTTTGTGGGGTGGACAACGGGTAGGCCGATTCGTTCCACCTCATCCCGATAGAACCGGTAATTATGATGGGTATTGGATTCCAAGAAGTGCTGGATGATCTCTTCAGGCGGACGGTTGCTGTTACTGCCGATTAGAAGAGGCGCATAGGTCCTTATCTGGGAGACGGTTCTTTCGGCATGGCCGATCAGCAAGGGGTGGACCTGGCTATCTATAAGCGCATGCAACGGCTGTGTTGGAAGGCCGGTCGTACTCATGCTCAAATGACCGCTCGCGCTGGACATAAAATAGTTCATATCCCGCCAGCTGATATTCATTCCATTATTAATCCGCTCATTGCGTACAGAAGGATCAAAAGGGCTTAAGCTTGCCTGCCTCGTCATAAGGAGCCTGCTCGCCCCAAGGCTCAGCAATGTCCCTGCACTATGGGCAACAGTAGGGATGATAATCTCAAACTCTTCAAAGTACTGCTTGATCATATTTACTATATTAAAAGACGTGGTTGTATCGCCACCGCCAGTTCTTAGGAAAAGGGATAACCGCTGAGGTTCTTCTATGGCCTCCAAGTGTCTCGCCAATGGTTCCAGAACATCTTCATACATACCGCTTACCATGACAATAATACTGGAATCCCTCAAGCTTTCCAACGATTTGATATATTGTGATCTCATTCATTTTTCCTCCACTTTATAGGCTTGTCCAAAGGCACGGGTTATTATCTGTATATGCAAAAAAATTAGAGTTTAGAACTTGCCCTTCCGTACTAATATCGTCCAAATATTAGAGATATAAAACAAGACAATAAAATATGCCTCCACTTTAATAGAATCACAAAGAGGAGAAATAGATAGTAAGACCTATCTTGCTTTTATGGACTGTAAAATTGTTGAAACTATAAATCTTCTAACTTATAATTATTCAAGTATATTAATAATTATTAATACGGAGGGCGTAATATGAAGAAGGTAATGTTAGTAACAACATTAATATGGATGGTGGCAGTATCAGCGGTTTCCGCGGCCAATGGAGCTTCTTTGGTACATAAGACAGGATCACTTTCCTACAAGCACACACAATACCTGTCTGAAACTATCGGAGCACGTGTAGCTGCTTCAGATGAAGAAGCCCAGGCAAGGGAGTATATAAAAGTTCAATTTGAAAAGATGGGATATGAAACGAATGTCCAGGAATTTTCTTATGTACGCAGAGGAACCTCGTACGATTCTGCCAATGTGGTTGCATTTAAACCAGGTAAAAGCCAGAAAGTATTAGTGGTTGGAGCTCACTACGATTCTGTGGCAGCAGGGAAGGGTTCGGATGATAATGCTTCTGGCGTCGCGGTGATGCTTGAAGCGGCTGAAGTCCTGAAAAAAATACCAACGCCATACAGTATCGTGTTTGTGGCATTTGGAGCGGAGGAAGTAGGACTGCAAGGGTCGAACTATTTTGTCAGTCAAATGAGTGCGAAAGATATTCAAAATACTGTCGGAATGATTAATTTAGACAGCTTGGCAGTAGGGGATTATATGTATGTTCATGGTAGTCCTGGAGAGGAAGGTTTCCTGCGTGATCAAGCCCTTGCGATTGCTGAAAAGAAAAAATTGGACCTTCGCATCAACGAAGGATTAAATCCTGATTACCCTGCTGGTACAACCGGTGATTGGAGTGACCATGCTCCTTTCGATAAAGCGGGAATCCCATTTGCTTATTTCGAATCAACAAATTGGGAGATCGGGGATATGGATGGATATGAGCAGACCGAAGAGTATGGCGGGATATGGCATACCAATAATGACACCTTAGAATTCATCCAACTGGCCTATCCTGGCAGATTGGAAGAGAGATTATCTACTTTTTCTACTGTCTTGATTGATTTGCTGAAATTCACCGATAAGACTAGTACATCTAAATAATTGGTGGAAGTCCATAATTCTCTCCTTTAGGTTGATTGTTGCCTAGAGGGGAGCATTTTTTATGCAAAAGTTTATAAAAAACTGTTATATAAAGTAGAACCCCTAGTAGAAAATATATAAGACCTATTTATTTTACCGTGATTTGTTAGGTAAACGTAATGAATCAGTCACTCTACAGACTTTCCGTCTAATGACCAATTACCTCCTACTACTCCAGCAGAAGGCTTAATCCCGTAAGGAGCCGAATAACCGCCTACAATCTGACCTTCTACAACATAAACGTAGGTAGAAACTTTCCCTTTCGATTTTACACCATCGCAACATTCCCAATTATCTAACGGATGATTATTGACGATGAATTTTTCCACTTCTACTATTTTATTGAAATATGGCTCAGGGTCGTTTCCAGGTAAACTCCAATGGAGATGATACGGGATACTGTCCACTTTATACTTTGTAATTTTATAAGTTTCTAATTGCCCTTCGTAAGTAAGTACATTGTACCCCTGTTGTTCTAGGTATTCTTTTGCAACAGCAGCAGATTCTGATAACTCCTTTTCCTGACAACCAACAAGGACTAAAAATAGTGCAATAAGCATTAAATTTATTTTTATAGTATTCAATTTGTGCCCCCCATTAATAAAGATGGCTAAACAATCCTGCCCAAATCTTAATAGAGGAGCGATTTCACTATTCTACAATCGCTCCTAGATTGCTGAATAGTGGTATTGAACTAACGCCCCCGTTAGTACAATATTTCACAAACTTTTTAAAGTCCCCTATTGCTAAATATTTGAAAAGCCCTTTTAGTTATGATAACTCCCTTGTCAAACCAAGAAATTATTAATTTTCAATGCAATATTACATAATTGATAAAAAAATACCAGATACTTGTTATAGAATATAAAATTAAACTTAAAAAGGAATTGATTATATGGATAATACAAAGGCTGTAAAGTTAACTGCGGGTGAGCTAGCACACTGTTGGGAACAGTTAATGAATTATAGTATGTCAAATGTTGTTTTGGAGTATTTTACCTTAACATCAGAACTAGAAGAAGTTAAAACTCTTTGTAGTGAGGCGGGTTCTATTTCTAAATCTGCTGTACAATTTTTTGAATCTGTTCTACGAAGTGAAAACTATCCAATCCCTAAAGGCTTTAACATTAAAGATGATTTAAACCCAAATGCCCCTAAGATGTATACGGATGTTTTTATACTATTTTATTTAAATAATATGTCTAAAATTGGAATGTCCTTAACAAGTATTGCGCTATCCGATTCAGTAAGGGAGGATATCCGCAATTTTTTCCACGAACAATTAAAAAACGTTTCAAGTTTATTTGAAGGTACAACAACTATTCTATTGGAAAAGGGAGTATTTGTAAGACCTCCTTCAATTACTTCCACTCATGAAACAAACCCAATTGCAGATAAAGGATTTTTGGGGAACTTCTTTAATGATAATAGAGAATTAACGGCAAGAGAAGCAAATGAGCTACACAAAAATGTTTTTATGAATAATATTGGTAAAAACTTATTAATTGGATTTATACAATCTACATCTAATCAGCAATTAATGAGTTTATTGCAACATGGAAAAGAATTATCTTTAAATATTATAGACAAATTAGGTGATATTTTAGTTCAAAATGATTTGCCTATTTCAATGACTTGGGATACGAATGTTTTGGATGGTAAAACATCTCCTTTTTCAGATAAATTAATATCTTATCTATTAGACCAACTTAATCGTGATGGAATCGCCAGTTATGGATATAGTGCAGCAGTAAGTATCCGAAAAGATTTAAAAACTACATATGCAAAGATAATTGCAGATGTATATCAATATGAAGAAAATATAAAAACCTTTATGATAAAAAATGAGTGGATGGAAAAACCTCCTGTTGCACTAAATAGGGATAAGCTTGCTCAAGACTAAAAAAATAAAGCTACCAAGTACGGTAGCTTTTTTGTTTTTCAAAGGAGTATTCCCAAATCTCCTTTAAGAAATGGTGAGTGTACCAGATATATAAAAGCCATTATTCCACTAACCTGCCCTTTAACTGAATATCCATTATTTTCAATAATATCATAAAATTACTTACAAATAAGTTTCTGCGAACAAAAAATAGCAGGTCTAATTCATATGCGAATTAGCCTGCTATTTTTTGTGTTTTTTTATTGTCTCATCCAAAACGGAACCCGTTTTAGGAAGGTGTGATTGGAATTTTAGTAATGGCGTGTAGGGTCAGGCACCTGCATTACTTTGCTGTATTTCATCGTTTGGCTTCTTTTAGGTGACAGACCCTTGCGCCACCTTTTGATAATTCATTAATTTTCGGTTGTTGTAACCAAGGTTGAGAGTTTATCTCTTTTGATCTTTGTTTTTATTTTAGTACGTTGGCAGCATTTCGTTTTCTTCGCATGCTTTGACCATGAATTCGTATTGAAGTAGGCGGACTTCGAATAGTTTCAGTGGGTCGTAGTAGCGTTCTGGGCTTGCTTTCATTTGTTCGAGCTTTTTGTTGGCGTTGTGGATGGCGAGCTCTGTGTCTTCGACTGTTTGGTTCAGTTCTGTGAACGGTGCTTCGTAGAACATGTTTATGTCCGCTTTCAGTGCCTTTTCAAACAGGTCAAATTCAAGGAAGAACTTATCCACGACGGATTGTGCAACATCGGTGAAACGCTCGTTTTCGATATATTTTTTGTATTGGGTGAAGAGCAGCTGGTTACTCTGCTGCAAGGAACCGAACAGGCGACCTGCCCCCTTTAAAAGGTACTGTGTGGTGCTTGGACGGTTCAGGATATTCTCCTTCTCCACTTCCACCCTGCTTAGGATGCGGTTGATATCACGGCGCCAGTCTTCCATGATCTTAAAGTCGCAACTTAGATGCATTTTTTCTTCCTTGTAAAGGCCGTTGAACGTTGCACTCATTTCGTGCAGATATTCCTGGCTATCAATCAGTTCACGGTTGGATGTATCCAGCCATAATTGCAGTTCTTGTCGCAACCTAGGAAGCAGATCAGAATGCATATACGTCCTGATTGTCTCATTCATGCGCTCATTCAACTCATGATGCAACGTTTTAAAGTTGCTATCTTCTTTTACATAACTTGAGCACTCTCTGAGCAAACGAGGGATGGTTTTGGCGGCTTCGCGTTTCATCTCAATCGTCACTGCGCGGTAATTTTCTGTGATGCTATCGATCTTTTCGGATTCCGCATCGTGTAAGTGATTGATGAAACCACTCAATCTACTTAAAATATCCTCATTGAACTCTACGGTACTTGTCAGGTTATTTTCCATTGCGATGCGGCTATCAAGCAATTCTGTCAATGTGGAACGGATCAACTGAAGCAACTTTGTCGTACGGCGTTCTTCCACTGCTTTGGCACGAAGCTTGAAATTGGCTTCCATAAAGCTTGCCAACCCTTGGTGCTGCTTGCTTGCCGAACGAAGAGAAGAATAAGGGAACACTCTAGCATCTGGGAAAAATTCATTGATACGGTGCTTTGCCTCCTCCACAATTTGTGCTGCTTCCGCTTCATGGAAGGCTGTATCCATTTTATTAATGACAAAATGTACAGGTACTTCTGGTGCACGCTCTTTAATTTTCACCAATACCTTCAGTTCGTCTTCGGTAAATGGCGTTTGTGCATCTAAAATGTATAGCAATCCGTCTGCTAACGGAATGTATTTCATGGTTTCATTGTTTTCTATTTGACCCACACTGAATTCCGGCGTGCTAATCAAGGAATATTCCTGATCCTCCAAGAATTGTGAAGGCCATTTCAAATCGATCAAGGAGCCTTGCTGATGCTCACTAATATCCCCTAGTGCGGAAGTGCCGGAAGTAGAAATCTCATTCATTTCCGCAATATCTCCATCAGAAGAAACAAATACTGGAACCGTTTCATCTCCAAGGAGTTTTTCACCTATAAGGGAATTAATGAAGGACGTCTTCCCGTTTTGTACGGTACCTGTGACAACCAGATGCTTTCTGTTCAGATTGCTAAGTTGAGAGAATAACCATTTTTTATGGTGTGCCACTTCCAGGTGGTTGTCTTTCGCCC is part of the Sutcliffiella sp. FSL R7-0096 genome and harbors:
- a CDS encoding NAD(P)/FAD-dependent oxidoreductase — its product is MYDCIIIGGGIAGLQAAIQLGRYQHNVLVLDDGKGRSSICHCYHNLLGWPDGVSGEKLRSLGKMQAEKLGVQFEDQRVEAVRKAEGLFCATTTTSQQFLGKRLLLATGIKDNIPHFPGLIPCLGISVFVCPDCDGYEILDKQSLVIGSGNAGATMALTLTYWTNALTFINHGKGEIDADLMEKLVERSITILSEEINEIHTERDCFKGVTLANGERIDFSYAFLALGGNKPNTELALQLGMELEDNKHILVDPRTKKTPVENVWAAGDITVHSEQAAIAMGDGIQAAIWIHKSLLEN
- a CDS encoding general stress protein → MKPTYKEFQNDEQVVGAVQELKTRGVHEDDIFVITHDDDRTKRVADNADANTVGAGQVGLDTYVKNIFRSKGDELRAQFQELGFTAPEAEVLEEKLDHGKVILVVKDTTASTTF
- a CDS encoding class I SAM-dependent rRNA methyltransferase; this translates as MRQQLTLKVKNIFAKQYKSGYPLITKQSLINWNELKEEGTLVKLVDEQNNFLGKGYYGNQNKGYGWIVSKDSNEEMDMPFFKRALQKAVSKRSALMNSGDTTAFRLFNGEGDGIGGFTIEYFDGYLVINWYSKGIYSFSKDILEAIEGVMEYKGIYEKKRFNSDGQYVEGDDFVRGERAPSPLIIKENGVNFAVHLNDGAMVGVFLDQREVRKTIRDKYAKGKTVLNTFSYTGAFSVYAALGGAIKTTSVDLAKRSLPKTTEQFNVNNIDEKTQSILVEEVFHYFKYAKKKNLKFDVVIMDPPSFARSKKVTFRAEKDYTSLVSDAIAITEKNGLIVASTNAATFGMDKFKGFIDQAFKENKVKYKIVEEFSLPSDFATIKEFKEGNYLKVLFIKRIG
- a CDS encoding ATP-dependent Clp protease proteolytic subunit, whose amino-acid sequence is MRSQYIKSLESLRDSSIIVMVSGMYEDVLEPLARHLEAIEEPQRLSLFLRTGGGDTTTSFNIVNMIKQYFEEFEIIIPTVAHSAGTLLSLGASRLLMTRQASLSPFDPSVRNERINNGMNISWRDMNYFMSSASGHLSMSTTGLPTQPLHALIDSQVHPLLIGHAERTVSQIRTYAPLLIGSNSNRPPEEIIQHFLESNTHHNYRFYRDEVERIGLPVVHPTKAEEKLILSIFDDISKELDLNNTDNKRGKVKALIESTQYGKTVCINTKDYEGWIDDKERFVKAKKSS
- a CDS encoding M20/M25/M40 family metallo-hydrolase — protein: MKKVMLVTTLIWMVAVSAVSAANGASLVHKTGSLSYKHTQYLSETIGARVAASDEEAQAREYIKVQFEKMGYETNVQEFSYVRRGTSYDSANVVAFKPGKSQKVLVVGAHYDSVAAGKGSDDNASGVAVMLEAAEVLKKIPTPYSIVFVAFGAEEVGLQGSNYFVSQMSAKDIQNTVGMINLDSLAVGDYMYVHGSPGEEGFLRDQALAIAEKKKLDLRINEGLNPDYPAGTTGDWSDHAPFDKAGIPFAYFESTNWEIGDMDGYEQTEEYGGIWHTNNDTLEFIQLAYPGRLEERLSTFSTVLIDLLKFTDKTSTSK
- a CDS encoding DUF3231 family protein translates to MDNTKAVKLTAGELAHCWEQLMNYSMSNVVLEYFTLTSELEEVKTLCSEAGSISKSAVQFFESVLRSENYPIPKGFNIKDDLNPNAPKMYTDVFILFYLNNMSKIGMSLTSIALSDSVREDIRNFFHEQLKNVSSLFEGTTTILLEKGVFVRPPSITSTHETNPIADKGFLGNFFNDNRELTAREANELHKNVFMNNIGKNLLIGFIQSTSNQQLMSLLQHGKELSLNIIDKLGDILVQNDLPISMTWDTNVLDGKTSPFSDKLISYLLDQLNRDGIASYGYSAAVSIRKDLKTTYAKIIADVYQYEENIKTFMIKNEWMEKPPVALNRDKLAQD
- a CDS encoding GTP-binding protein, which codes for MTQENKFISKTYFETFMMDAETKHPVQVLGEAFLAEQTNEVYDLSFIRYAQGEVYFHSKDYETAIFKWENVHNELEPWAKKNIADAYYELGMLVEAEDIYSKITTDNNTLKIEVALQLFTLYIQRGKLDHAYKNIKKAIAINPDYPHVTQTARTFYEEQNDSQHAVELAVSEALRTGSEAWYDCLKNYIEIGYTKEFAPDYFQGVLLQLMEINQQKFEGITAALWYSYEGHQLYLEWVKTANSLFMTLERDSEVSWTKVEELHQRTYLSLIEGKYLIKELQGIVPDLLGNWLKVSNRSKSLFASAAVMSWNEVFPTALPAHVLDDAENRIFHYEHDSIQLSYTVELFKTLINWAKDNHLEVAHHKKWLFSQLSNLNRKHLVVTGTVQNGKTSFINSLIGEKLLGDETVPVFVSSDGDIAEMNEISTSGTSALGDISEHQQGSLIDLKWPSQFLEDQEYSLISTPEFSVGQIENNETMKYIPLADGLLYILDAQTPFTEDELKVLVKIKERAPEVPVHFVINKMDTAFHEAEAAQIVEEAKHRINEFFPDARVFPYSSLRSASKQHQGLASFMEANFKLRAKAVEERRTTKLLQLIRSTLTELLDSRIAMENNLTSTVEFNEDILSRLSGFINHLHDAESEKIDSITENYRAVTIEMKREAAKTIPRLLRECSSYVKEDSNFKTLHHELNERMNETIRTYMHSDLLPRLRQELQLWLDTSNRELIDSQEYLHEMSATFNGLYKEEKMHLSCDFKIMEDWRRDINRILSRVEVEKENILNRPSTTQYLLKGAGRLFGSLQQSNQLLFTQYKKYIENERFTDVAQSVVDKFFLEFDLFEKALKADINMFYEAPFTELNQTVEDTELAIHNANKKLEQMKASPERYYDPLKLFEVRLLQYEFMVKACEENEMLPTY